One genomic region from Chelonia mydas isolate rCheMyd1 chromosome 25, rCheMyd1.pri.v2, whole genome shotgun sequence encodes:
- the ACTL9 gene encoding actin-like protein 9, whose translation MSSDSPRTVSSRLSSPDPMTPRTMNEGRVTSRAMNPQSGSLRTKSPSLRSGAHSPDQYLKAKGTAEESRFARERSSSPVKDRPAVKKTGAVVIETGTGSCKAGFAGQQKPKSIVGTLVGHLSERSIKSGRTGPDTFIGERARVQPNVEIIEPVRNGIIIDWEAAEVLWRHMLYHDLKVPPEEHALLMSDPPLSPTTNREKMVEVVFESLNSPGMYIAYHSVLSVYAHGKISGLVVDAGYAVTHSVPVLEGYNLPHATERMDIAGSDLTSFLLQLLKDTGHAFNERMMHIVEDIKHKFCYVAADFESECNLPKEEYMVDFQLPDGQIISLGKERFQCPERLFNPPNLPGVSLVGIHGMAQRSLKKVPKEARRDMYQNVLLCGGSSLFEGLEKRFSSELLQKVPANTKLRVSSIPLRNYASWTGGSILASLKNFQSCWIRKEQYKEHGPYIVHRKCY comes from the coding sequence ATGTCTTCAGACAGTCCAAGGACAGTTAGCTCAAGACTATCCAGTCCAGACCCCATGACTCCAAGAACGATGAATGAGGGAAGGGTGACTTCAAGGGCAATGAATCCACAATCAGGCAGTCTACGGACAAAGAGCCCCTCTCTAAGATCTGGAGCCCATTCTCCAGATCAGTACCTCAAGGCTAAAGGAACAGCAGAAGAAAGCAGGTTCGCTAGAGAGAGGTCTAGCTCCCCTGTGAAAGACCGCCCTGCTGTGAAGAAGACAGGAGCCGTTGTGATAGAAACGGGTACTGGGAGCTGTAAAGCAGGATTTGCTGGGCAGCAGAAACCCAAATCCATTGTTGGTACTTTGGTCGGCCATCTTTCAGAGAGGTCAATAAAGTCGGGAAGGACTGGACCAGACACTTTTATTGGAGAGAGAGCCCGAGTGCAACCCAATGTGGAGATCATTGAGCCTGTGAGGAATGGCATCATCATTGATTGGGAGGCAGCAGAAGTCCTCTGGAGACACATGCTCTATCATGACCTTAAGGTTCCTCCAGAAGAGCATGCTCTATTGATGTCAGATCCACCCCTCAGCCCTACCACCAACAGAGAGAAGATGGTGGAAGTGGTGTTTGAATCTCTGAACTCTCCTGGCATGTACATTGCCTATCACTCTGTCTTGTCAGTATATGCCCATGGGAAAATCAGTGGCTTGGTGGTAGATGCGGGTTACGCAGTGACCCACAGTGTGCCGGTCCTTGAAGGTTACAACTTGCCACATGCCACCGAGAGAATGGATATTGCTGGATCTGACTTGACTTCTTTTCTGCTACAGCTTCTCAAGGACACTGGGCATGCGTTTAATGAGAGGATGATGCATATTGTGGAAGACATCAAGCATAAGTTCTGCTACGTCGCTGCTGACTTTGAAAGTGAGTGCAATCTTCCCAAGGAGGAGTACATGGTAGATTTCCAGCTGCCGGATGGCCAGATCATCAGCCTAGGGAAAGAGCGATTCCAGTGCCCAGAGAGATTATTCAACCCCCCAAACTTGCCCGGTGTTTCCCTTGTAGGCATCCATGGCATGGCCCAGAGAAGCTTAAAGAAAGTCCCTAAAGAAGCCAGGAGAGACATGTACCAAAATGTACTTCTCTGTGGAGGTTCCTCTCTCTTTGAGGGGCTGGAGAAGAGGTTTTCCAGTGAGCTCCTTCAGAAAGTGCCAGCTAACACCAAGCTGAGAGTTTCCTCCATCCCGCTGAGGAACTATGCTTCTTGGACAGGAGGCTCCATCCTGGCTTCCTTGAAGAACTTCCAGTCATGTTGGATTCGAAAGGAGCAGTACAAAGAGCATGGGCCGTACATTGTCCATCGGAAGTGCTACTGA